GGAAGGAAGTGCTGAACAGCGACGCCGCGGTGTACGGCGGCGGCAACTTCGGCAACTACGGCGCCACGCTGAACGGCGGGAACACCCCGGTGAACATCCCCGCCGGCGGCTACGTGGTGATGAAGAAGGTCGGCTAGTCCTTCTTCGCCTCCGGTCCGGCCGTCCCCTTCTGCGGGGCGGCCGGGCTGGGCAACAGCGGCGGCCGGTCCTTGCCCTCCATGGCGCGCTGCAGCTCCAGCTCCTGGAGCAGCACCGCGGGCGCCACGGTGGACACGGGCACGTTGCCGCTCTCCGCGCCGCAGAAGCCGTTGAACACGCCCAGCTTCTGGCCCGTGGCGAGGATGCGGTTCACGGACGACAGCGGCGTGCCCACGATTTCGACCCCGCGCACCAGCGTCTCCTCTCCCGTCTTCACGTCCACGCGGTACACCATGCGCGGCACGCCCTTGAAGGCCTGGTAGCCGTAGCTGGACGTGTTGGTGTTGCCACCGGTGATGTCGCGGATGATGAGCCCATACGGCTTGCCCTGCCGCTTCGCCTCCGCGATGAGCAGCTTCTTCAGCTCCGCGTCGCTCACCTGCTTCGTGCTGTCCACGATGAGGTTGGCCATGCGCGCCACCGGCTGGAGCGTGCCCTGGCCGCGCCCGTGGCCGTTGGACCTGGGGAAGCCCTCCACCGGGTGACGGCTCATCAGGTAGCCCTTGAGGACGCCCTTCTCCACCAGGCTCACCGGCTGCCCCTTCACGCCCTCCTCGTCGTAGAGGTAGTAGCCGTTGAGCGGCTCGCCGTTGACCTCGCGCCGGGACGGATCATCCCGCAGCGACAGGAACGCCGGGAGGATCTGCTTCCCCTCCTGTCCCTTGAACGTCTTGCCGTCGGTGTCGCCGTCCTGCCGGTCCGCCTCCAGCCGGTGGCCCAGCGTCTCGTGGAAGAGCACGCCCGCGGCCTCTGGCGCCAGGATGGCCGGGCCCGCGTACGGGGTGATGGCCGGCGCCTGCCGCAGCGCGAGCAATTCGTCGATGACCTTCTGTGCCGCCGCGTGCACCCGCGCCTCGTCGGGCATCCCCGCCTCCGTGGGCAGGTAGAAGCTGCGCGAGTTGTCGAGCAGCTGCCCATCCGGCGCGCGCGTCACCGCGGAGACGTGGAACGCATACAGCGTCTCCTCCGTGATGAGGCGCGTGCCTTCCGAGGACACGAACAGCCGCGTGACCTTGTCCGCGGTGATGCGGACCTCTGAATCGAACAGCTCCGGGTGCGCGTTGAAGCGCGCGGACACGTCGCGCGCCAGCTTGCGCCACTTCTGCCTGTCGAACGGGAACGCCACCGGCGGCTGCACGTAGGTGGCCGGCGTCTCCTTGGAGAAGGACGCGGGGCGCTTGGGGTCCTCCACCGTGTAGACGTCCTCGCCCTTCTTCTTCAGGTACTGGAAGAGGGCGGCCTTGTACTTCTCGTCCGTGACGAGCCACAGCGCCGTGCGCAGCGCGAGCGGCGAGTCGTCCTGCGGCCCGTCCTTGCGCGCGGTGAAGCTGGAGCCCTTGCTGGTGCTGAAGCCGAAGTCGAGCGAGTCCGCCACGGAGCTGTCGTAGTCGTAGCTGCCCACGCGCACGTCCACGCCCAGCTTGCGCTCGCGGTAGTCGTCGTCCTGGAACAGCGCCCCGTAGCGCGCGATGATCAACCGCGACTCGTAGTCCTTCACGCCGTAGCTCAAGAAGTACGGCGCTTCATGGCCGTTCACCTTGAGCTGCTGCTGGTTGCGCTGGAGCTCCGCGCTCATCGCGTCCAGCAACGGGGCGCGAGGGTCGGGAGCAGGCGCCGCGCCCATCAGGAAGGACGCGGCCAGGAACAGCGGGAACAGGGGACGGGAGGAGCCGGGCACGGCCACGCACTGTAGCCAGAAACGCGGCGAGGGCCCTCCCCTCACGCGCCAGGCGTGAAGCGAGGACCCTCCTGGCCGCATGCTCCTTCAGCGGCTTACGCCTTGACGATCTTCTCGCGGCCCTGGGTGACGGCCTTGGTCGCGTTGCGCGTGTCGACGACGATGTTCGAGCGCTGGACCAGCTCGTTGTAGTCGATGTGCGAGTGGTCCGTGAGGATCATCACCGCGTCGTACTGGCCAAGCGTCTCCGGGTCGAGCGGGACGGACTTCATCTCCATGTTGAAGCCGTGGCCCTTGTGCAGCTCCTTCACGAACGGGTCGTGGTAGGCGATCTCCGCGCCCTTCTCCTTGAGGAGCGTCATCACGCGCAGCGACGGGGACTCGCGGTGGTCGTCGATGTCCTTCTTGTACGCCGCGCCGATGCAGAGGACCTTCGCGCCGTTGAGCACCTTCTTGTTCTGGTTGAGCGCCTCCATCGTGCGCTGCACCACGTAGTAGGGCATCTGCCAGTTCACCTCACCGGCCAGCTCGATGAACTTGGTGTGGAACTCGAACTCGCGCGCCTTCCACGTCAGGTAGAACGGGTCGATGGGGATGCAGTGCCCGCCCAGGCCGGGGCCCGGGTAGAACGGCTGGAAGCCGAAGGGCTTGGTGCTGGCGGCCTGGATGACCTCCCACACGTCCACGTTCATGCGGTCGCAGAGCATCTTCATCTCGTTGACCATGGCGATGTTCACGCAGCGGTAGATGTTCTCCAGCAGCTTGGCCAGCTCCGCCACGCGCGTGGACGACACCGGCACCACTTCCTTCAGCGCGCTGCCGTAGAGGGCGACCGCCACCTCGAGGCACGCGGGCGAGTAGCCGCCCACGACCTTCGGAATCGTCTTGGTGTTGAAGCCCTTGTTGCCCGGGTCCTCGCGCTCCGGGCTGAAGGCCAGGAAGAAGTCCACGCCCGCCTTGAGGCCGTTCTTCTCCAGCAGCGGCTTGAGCACCTCCTCCGTGGTGCCCGGGTAGGTGGTGGACTCCAGGATGAAGAGCTGGCCGGGGCGCACGTACGGCGCCAGGGCCTCGCCCGTCTGGATGATGAAGGTCATGTCCGGCTCACGCGACGCGGTCAGCGGCGTGGGCACGCAGATGACCACGCAGTCCAACTCGCGGGCCTTGGCGAAGTCATTGGTCGCCTTGAGCTTGCCGGCGTTGGTGAGCTCCGCCAGCGGCGCGCTGGGGATGTGCTTGATGTAGCTCTCACCCTTGGCGATCTTGTCGATCTTGCGCTGGTCGACGTCCAGCCCCGTGACCGGGAAGCCCGCTTCCGCGAAGGCCATGCCCAGCGGAAGACCGACGTACCCGAGACCCACCACGCCCACCTTCGCTTCCCGATTCTGAATCCGACCCAGCAACGGGTTGCCAACCATCACGCGCATTGTCGTTACTCCCCAGCAGTTGACGTGAGGCCTCGCCGGCTCACACGTCCCGACCCACACCAATCACCTGAAGACGAACACCCACCCCAACCATGCCGGAGGCGTCAGCTGCCTCCGGAACTCCACCGACACCGCCGGCACCACGCGCCCATACGCGGGCGAGTAGTGAGACGGCACGAGCAGGGTCTCCAACCCCTGCCCGAAGAGCACCCAACCCGCGGGTGCATCCGCCGGACCAATCTCCAGGGCCCGTGCATCGAAGGCCTCCGGGCCCTCCTGCACGCGCCCCGCCCGCGCCACCACTTCCGCCGCGGGCTGGCACCACCGCGCCTGCGCATCCGGCAGGTGCAAACGTCCGACCACCTCATGACGGCCCGTTCCGACGAGCCGGTCCCCCACGGCCAGCGCGCGCACGTGCCGGTCGAGGAAGAAGGTCCTCTCAATCCCTACCGGGGCCGGCAGGTGGCGGTAGCCGTCATGGCGCACCACCAGCCGGTCATGCTTCGCGCCGGGCTGGAAGGCCACGACGCGAGCCCGGGCATCCTCCGGCAGCGCGAACAGCCGCGCCGGATCCAACGGGGCCTGCTCCGCCCCATCCACCTGAAGCGTGTTGTGCGCCGCGGTGCTCCGCATCGCGTTGCGCAGGGCCGGATCCCGCGTGTACGAACCCGTGCCGGAATCGACGATGACGGGGCGGCCGGCGAGGTGAAGCTCGAAGGAAAGCTTGTCGTTGTGGCTGTGTCCTCCGACGCCCCGCTGCCCCTGTTTTCCGGCCGAGACGGTGAGCACGACACCCTCACCGCGCAAGATGTGGAAGCCACCTTCCGAAAAGCTTACCGACGCGGGAGCAGGAGCCACGGGCAGCGCGTGGAAGCGCACGAAGCCCGCGTCGCCCAGAAGCCACGCCGCCTCGTCCGGGAACACGCCGCCGCCCAGCCCCGCGTCGTTGAAGAGCGCCGCGCCCAGCCCCGCGAGGTAGCTGTGATCCCCATCCTCACGGTCCTGGAACGGGAACACGCGGCCGCTGTCGTTGTCGCCAATCTGCGGCGCCAGGCCGGACTCGGAAGACCACGCGCGGGCCGCGACGAACATCAATCGCAGGCGTGATTCGTACGCAGGGCCCAGCGACACGCCCGCGCCGCGAGCGACGAGGAAGGCCAGCGTGAACAGCTCCACCGACAGGCGGTGATAGGGAATGGAGCCCTCGAAGGACGTGCCCTCGGGGTGGACCTGCGCGTCCATCTCCGAGCGCAGGCCGTTGGCCGCGAGCGCCACCTGCCGGGGCGCGCCGGGCAGCTCCGGGAAGAGCAGCCCCACCACCGCCAGCCCCACGTAGTTGGAGACGAGGTGGTTGTTGGGCACCGCGCTGGTGTTTTCCAGGTGGGCCTCCACCCAGGCGCAGTGCTCCGCGAGCGCGCCCAGCACGGGCACCAGGAACTCCGGACGGCGCACCTGGGGCGCGTCCGCGAACATCGCCAGCGCCTGCGCGAGGTTGGCCGCGCGCAGGGCAATCTCCATGGGGCACGTCCAGTGGACGCCCATGCCCACGGGGTTGGCCTGCAGGAAGTCCAGCGTCTGATTGACGAACGCGGTGGCGAAGCGCGAGCGCGCGGCCTCCGTGTCCGCCACCCACGCGCCCTGCGCCAGGGCCACCACGCTGTCCAGCCGGCCCAGCACCCACGGGTACTTCGGATCCATGCCCGTCACGTGCAGCGGCATGCGCTCCACGGGATCCACCGGATAGTGCCGGCCGCTCACCGGATCCAGGGACCAGTCCACCGGCTTGCCTTCACCGAAGGAGACGGGCGTGCCGAAGACGTCCCACTCCTGACGGAGAGCACGCTCGGCTCGCAGTGCAGTGCGAGCCTTCGCGCCCGGAACACTCTGGATGGCGGCGCGAGCGGACTCGCGCTGCGACAGCTCACACCAGGCCCGCGACGTGCGGTGATCCAGCGCGAGCGTCACCAAGTCCTCGGCGCGCGTGGCGCCGAAGGACTCCAGCAGCTGCGCCTCGTCCACCTGCTCGCGGCGGCGGTACAGCGCCTGCCGTGCGACCTTCTGGACCCGGCGGACCGCGCTCTTCGCGAGCGCCCCAGGCGCCATCCGAGCCATCGTCGCGTAGTAATCGAGAGTACCCATCCGCCCCTTCCCGCCCAGCCTGACGTGGGCAGGTGATAGCAAGCGGCTGGCCAAAACCTTTTCCCAGCAAGAGCAAGGGTTTGGCGTGAGGGGACTGCCCGTACGGCGGTAAAAATGTCCGCTCCTGCCGATCACGGTGGGTAAAGGATTGCTGCCTGGTGCGGAACGGAAGTGCTCCCCAGTGGAGCCATTGCGCCTCTTGACGGGCATGGCCATTCCTTGGCGCGTGCGGGCTGGGGCTTGGATGGGGCGGCGCATCGAGGACGACCTCGATGCCAGGATGGAAACGACGCTGACGGCGGTGGCCGAGCAGGCGCTGCGCGGAGGAACGCGCGCGGGCCTGGAGGCTCTCCTCAAGGCGTCCTTGCGGCTGACCGGGGCGACCGGCGCGGCCCTCTATGAAGGACGCGTGTGCGTGATGAAGGTGGGGAACGTCCCCGCCCGTCGCGCGGATGCCACGAAGCAGTCCTCTATCTTGGAGCTCTGGCCCGCGCCGCTGACGACGTCGCAGCGGAGCGTGGTGAAGCGCTTCAGCGCTTTCGCCCCGGCGCTGCTCGCGGCGCACGCACGTGAGGTGGCGCAGGGTGCACGACAGGCCCGGCTGCTGGAAGCGAAGCGGCGCCTGGAGCGCACCGTGGCGGTGCAGGACAAGCGGCGCTCTCGCGCGGCGCACGACCTGCGCACGCCGCTGATGGTCATCAAGGGCTATGTGGACATGATGATCAAGGGCACCGGCGGACCGCTGGGCCCGCAGGCGCAGCGCTACCTGGAGCGGATCGCCAAGGTCGCCGCGGATCAGAAGGAGCTCATCGACCGGCGCCTGGCACCGCCCGTACCGGGCCTGGAGGACCTGCGCCCTGTCCTGACGCAAGCCTTCGCGCCCACGCGAGGCCGCGCCGCCGCCACGCTGACGCTGCCCGCGGAACGGACCGTGCCGGTGAGAGGCGCCCGGGCGGACTGGGAGCTGCTCGCCCGCACGCTGGTCAGGGGCACCGCTGGCGCCGTGGCCGTGGATGTCCACCTGGGCCCGGCCCAGGAGGCCTCCCAGTGGCTGCTGCGCGTCAGGGCCTGCCCTGGTGCGGCCCTGACGGCGCGGACCCGGGCCATGCTCCAGCAGCTCGCGGAGCGCCTGGGAGGCACGCTGGCCGTGGCGTTGGAGCCCCGGCTGGAGCTCACCTTGGTACTGCCAGGGGATGACGCCTTCCCCGTACCCGCCCACCGCTAGGGGACATCGGGCCAGCGCACGAAAGGTAGGCAGAGGTCGCAACTCGCCTACCTGCAAGTGCGATAAAAGGGAAAGCGGTTTTCCTTCCTGACCCCGAAAGCCTCCCCCATGAAGCTCAACCGAAGCTCGAGCGTGCGCTCCACGCAGTCGACGCCGCAGCCGCGTCGCAGCAACTCCGTGGACGCGAAGCCCAACACGACGACGAAGCCCACCCGGTCGAACTCGGCGCCCCCGACGGCCAACCGGCCTCCCAGCGACGTGTCCACCGGCAGCCCGTCGCGCACGCGCCCGCGCAACCCGGAAGGGGCGGCGAAGGTGAACGGCACGGACGCGGGCGCCGCGAAGAAGCCCACGACCAACAGCGAGATCCGCGCCTGGTACAAGCAGCAGGTCGCCGGCATCCCCGCGAACGACGCGAAGCTGGCGGCGCAGGGCGCATCGCTGGAGGACCGCGCGAAGGCCGCGCACGCCATCCGCCACAAGGCCCGCGTGGACGCGCGTCAGTTCATGGGCACGTTCGAATCCGCGCTGCTCAAGGCGCGCGACTTCTTCAAGTACGGCCGGCTGGACGGCCCCTCGTTCGACCAGCTCGTCGGTGAGGCCAAGAAGAGCGGCTTGAGCGAGGCGCAGGCGTACGACAAGATCATCAACAGCTCGCAGCGTACCAACCAGGCCGTGGACAACATCTACGCCAAGCCACAGGCAAAGCTATGACGGCTGATCAACTGATGAAGCAGAAGCTGGAGTGGGTGAAGACGTCGGACCCGCTCCACCCGCTGCGCACCAAGGCGGAGGGCAAGGAACTGCGCCTGCGCATCGGCGACTTCCCCGAGGAGTCCATGTACACGCTGCTCGTCGACGACCAGGAGGTCACCGAGTTCGACGACTGGCCCAAGGCGTGGGTCCGCCCGCGCTGAAGCGCCTTGAAGCTGAAAAGAACAGACGCCCTGTCCCTCGCGCTCGAGCGAAGGACGGGGCGTCGTCGTTTCAGGCCACCCTGCCCTGCCTCAGCCGGGCAGCAGCTGGCGCACGAGCTCCAGGAGCTTGCCGCGCTCCACCTCGCGCTTGACGAGGTAGCCGTCCGCGCCCGCCTCCAGACCGGCCGCGCGGTCCTCGTTGCTGTCCAGCGACGTCACCAGGATGATGGGCGTGCGCCGGAACATGGGGTGGCCCTTGATCCGCCGCGCCAGTCCCACGCCGTCCAGCCGGGGCATCTGCCAGTCGCTGACCACCAGGTGGCAGTGCACGCGCTCCAGCACCTGCCACGCCTCCTCGCCGTCCGACGCCGTCACCACCGGGTAGCCGGCGATCTCCAGCAGGGACTTCATGGCGAAGCGCGTGGTGAGCGAGTCGTCGCATACCAAGATGCGCGGCAGCTTCGATTCGCCGCTGGAGGTGCGCGTGTCCGGCTTGGCCGCGCGCAAGAGCTCCGGCGCGTTGAGCACCGGCACCACGCGGCCGTCGTCCAACACCGCCGCGCCCGCCAGGTGCGTGACGTCCCGCAGGTGCTTGCCCAGGGAGCGGACCACCAGCTCCTGCTGCCCCACCACCTCGTCGATGGCGTACAGCACGCGCTCCTCGCCCAGCGACAGCAGCACCGCGGTCTGCCGCCGGCCCGACTCCAGCGCGAGCGGCATGCGCGGCAGGCCGATGGCCTCCGACAGCGACAGGAACGTGAGCTGCTCGCCGTCCAGCCGCG
This DNA window, taken from Corallococcus coralloides DSM 2259, encodes the following:
- a CDS encoding nucleotide sugar dehydrogenase, translated to MVGNPLLGRIQNREAKVGVVGLGYVGLPLGMAFAEAGFPVTGLDVDQRKIDKIAKGESYIKHIPSAPLAELTNAGKLKATNDFAKARELDCVVICVPTPLTASREPDMTFIIQTGEALAPYVRPGQLFILESTTYPGTTEEVLKPLLEKNGLKAGVDFFLAFSPEREDPGNKGFNTKTIPKVVGGYSPACLEVAVALYGSALKEVVPVSSTRVAELAKLLENIYRCVNIAMVNEMKMLCDRMNVDVWEVIQAASTKPFGFQPFYPGPGLGGHCIPIDPFYLTWKAREFEFHTKFIELAGEVNWQMPYYVVQRTMEALNQNKKVLNGAKVLCIGAAYKKDIDDHRESPSLRVMTLLKEKGAEIAYHDPFVKELHKGHGFNMEMKSVPLDPETLGQYDAVMILTDHSHIDYNELVQRSNIVVDTRNATKAVTQGREKIVKA
- a CDS encoding histidine kinase dimerization/phospho-acceptor domain-containing protein — encoded protein: METTLTAVAEQALRGGTRAGLEALLKASLRLTGATGAALYEGRVCVMKVGNVPARRADATKQSSILELWPAPLTTSQRSVVKRFSAFAPALLAAHAREVAQGARQARLLEAKRRLERTVAVQDKRRSRAAHDLRTPLMVIKGYVDMMIKGTGGPLGPQAQRYLERIAKVAADQKELIDRRLAPPVPGLEDLRPVLTQAFAPTRGRAAATLTLPAERTVPVRGARADWELLARTLVRGTAGAVAVDVHLGPAQEASQWLLRVRACPGAALTARTRAMLQQLAERLGGTLAVALEPRLELTLVLPGDDAFPVPAHR
- a CDS encoding TldD/PmbA family protein gives rise to the protein MRPGGSSLHAWRVRGGPSPRFWLQCVAVPGSSRPLFPLFLAASFLMGAAPAPDPRAPLLDAMSAELQRNQQQLKVNGHEAPYFLSYGVKDYESRLIIARYGALFQDDDYRERKLGVDVRVGSYDYDSSVADSLDFGFSTSKGSSFTARKDGPQDDSPLALRTALWLVTDEKYKAALFQYLKKKGEDVYTVEDPKRPASFSKETPATYVQPPVAFPFDRQKWRKLARDVSARFNAHPELFDSEVRITADKVTRLFVSSEGTRLITEETLYAFHVSAVTRAPDGQLLDNSRSFYLPTEAGMPDEARVHAAAQKVIDELLALRQAPAITPYAGPAILAPEAAGVLFHETLGHRLEADRQDGDTDGKTFKGQEGKQILPAFLSLRDDPSRREVNGEPLNGYYLYDEEGVKGQPVSLVEKGVLKGYLMSRHPVEGFPRSNGHGRGQGTLQPVARMANLIVDSTKQVSDAELKKLLIAEAKRQGKPYGLIIRDITGGNTNTSSYGYQAFKGVPRMVYRVDVKTGEETLVRGVEIVGTPLSSVNRILATGQKLGVFNGFCGAESGNVPVSTVAPAVLLQELELQRAMEGKDRPPLLPSPAAPQKGTAGPEAKKD
- a CDS encoding heparinase II/III family protein, which translates into the protein MGTLDYYATMARMAPGALAKSAVRRVQKVARQALYRRREQVDEAQLLESFGATRAEDLVTLALDHRTSRAWCELSQRESARAAIQSVPGAKARTALRAERALRQEWDVFGTPVSFGEGKPVDWSLDPVSGRHYPVDPVERMPLHVTGMDPKYPWVLGRLDSVVALAQGAWVADTEAARSRFATAFVNQTLDFLQANPVGMGVHWTCPMEIALRAANLAQALAMFADAPQVRRPEFLVPVLGALAEHCAWVEAHLENTSAVPNNHLVSNYVGLAVVGLLFPELPGAPRQVALAANGLRSEMDAQVHPEGTSFEGSIPYHRLSVELFTLAFLVARGAGVSLGPAYESRLRLMFVAARAWSSESGLAPQIGDNDSGRVFPFQDREDGDHSYLAGLGAALFNDAGLGGGVFPDEAAWLLGDAGFVRFHALPVAPAPASVSFSEGGFHILRGEGVVLTVSAGKQGQRGVGGHSHNDKLSFELHLAGRPVIVDSGTGSYTRDPALRNAMRSTAAHNTLQVDGAEQAPLDPARLFALPEDARARVVAFQPGAKHDRLVVRHDGYRHLPAPVGIERTFFLDRHVRALAVGDRLVGTGRHEVVGRLHLPDAQARWCQPAAEVVARAGRVQEGPEAFDARALEIGPADAPAGWVLFGQGLETLLVPSHYSPAYGRVVPAVSVEFRRQLTPPAWLGWVFVFR